Proteins from one Mesotoga infera genomic window:
- a CDS encoding 3'-5' exonuclease, with protein sequence MKKLYVVVDTETTGSKPLEGDRILEIAAIPVYGGKIMHNLAFQALVNPLVVIPAQITGIHGLRNEDVSEEPPMAEVFPKFKDYIGTSVLVGHNIVNDMTFFDIASKETGLMPLSNNYIDTIELAHEAFEDGPFNLYGLARRLRIRDVPTHRAMDDARVTAKVFLALARYLGGLSEVGKFVKKWRG encoded by the coding sequence ATGAAAAAGCTTTACGTGGTTGTTGATACAGAGACAACCGGGTCAAAACCGCTAGAAGGCGATAGGATTCTCGAGATAGCGGCCATACCTGTTTATGGTGGCAAGATAATGCATAACCTGGCCTTTCAGGCCTTGGTCAACCCTCTCGTGGTTATACCGGCCCAGATAACGGGTATCCACGGTTTGAGAAACGAAGACGTCTCTGAAGAACCCCCCATGGCCGAGGTCTTTCCTAAGTTCAAGGATTATATAGGAACATCGGTGTTGGTGGGTCATAATATAGTCAACGATATGACTTTTTTTGATATTGCATCTAAGGAAACCGGTCTAATGCCGCTTTCAAACAATTACATTGACACCATAGAACTCGCCCACGAGGCCTTCGAAGATGGTCCTTTCAATCTCTACGGACTGGCCAGAAGATTGAGGATACGTGACGTTCCCACTCACAGGGCGATGGACGACGCCCGCGTAACCGCCAAAGTCTTCTTGGCTCTTGCCAGATACCTGGGAGGGCTTTCGGAAGTGGGCAAGTTTGTGAAGAAGTGGAGGGGTTGA
- a CDS encoding PhoH family protein produces the protein MVKDFVLDTNVLVHDPYCFMNFEDNNIIIPFPVLEEIDKLKKNAGSVGQNARKVSRYLDSLREKGSLVEGIKTESGGMIRIVVFNEFKSKLPPFASNGYKDNAILLYTMELVDSEKFSVVLVSKDINMRVKADILGLKAEDYLHDRVEIDDRLSGVETVRDPGLMERFLLEEGLPAGEVKEGLEANEFVDFGDGVVGRVSPDRENVVPLRLDMESSSWGIKPRNLEQLMAMELLLDDDIKIVFIPGMAGTGKTLISLACGLRKVIDEKRYERLLVARPVIPMGQDIGYLPGSMEEKMSPWMTPIIDNLHILFGNRRMDLEAFMKKGEQLQVEVLSYIRGRSIPNQYFIIDEAQNLSPHEIKTIITRVGENTKIVLIGDPYQIDNSYLDAFSNGLTYAASRMVDKPIAGHITLTRGERSELASLAAELL, from the coding sequence ATGGTCAAGGACTTCGTTTTAGATACAAATGTTCTGGTTCATGATCCATACTGTTTCATGAACTTCGAAGATAACAATATCATCATTCCCTTCCCCGTTCTCGAGGAGATCGACAAATTGAAGAAGAACGCTGGATCGGTGGGTCAGAATGCCAGGAAAGTGAGCAGATATCTCGATTCGCTGAGAGAGAAGGGCAGTCTCGTGGAGGGGATAAAAACGGAATCGGGCGGCATGATACGTATAGTCGTTTTCAACGAGTTCAAAAGTAAATTGCCTCCCTTCGCGTCGAACGGCTACAAAGACAACGCCATTTTGCTTTACACCATGGAGCTAGTTGACAGCGAGAAGTTTTCAGTCGTACTTGTGAGCAAAGATATAAACATGCGCGTCAAGGCCGACATACTTGGCTTAAAAGCCGAAGATTACCTTCACGACAGAGTCGAGATAGACGACCGGCTTTCCGGTGTCGAGACAGTGCGAGATCCCGGACTGATGGAAAGGTTCCTCCTGGAGGAAGGTCTCCCCGCCGGAGAGGTCAAGGAAGGCCTGGAGGCCAACGAATTCGTAGATTTCGGAGATGGTGTCGTAGGAAGAGTCTCACCCGACAGGGAAAACGTGGTGCCTTTGAGACTGGATATGGAGAGCTCCAGCTGGGGTATCAAGCCGAGAAACCTCGAGCAGTTGATGGCCATGGAGCTTCTTCTGGACGACGATATAAAAATTGTTTTCATACCCGGCATGGCCGGAACAGGCAAAACGCTGATTTCTCTGGCCTGCGGGCTCAGGAAGGTTATCGATGAGAAACGTTACGAGAGACTACTGGTGGCCAGACCGGTAATCCCCATGGGTCAGGATATAGGATACCTTCCCGGATCAATGGAAGAGAAAATGAGTCCTTGGATGACACCGATAATCGACAACCTGCATATCCTTTTCGGCAACAGGCGCATGGATCTCGAAGCCTTCATGAAGAAGGGAGAACAACTCCAGGTTGAGGTCTTGAGTTACATAAGGGGTCGTTCTATACCGAACCAGTACTTCATAATCGATGAGGCGCAGAACCTCTCGCCTCACGAAATAAAGACTATAATTACTAGAGTGGGGGAAAACACGAAAATCGTCCTGATAGGAGATCCCTACCAGATAGATAACTCTTATCTCGACGCTTTCAGCAACGGTTTGACATACGCGGCTTCGAGGATGGTGGACAAACCCATCGCCGGGCACATAACTCTGACAAGGGGCGAAAGGTCCGAGTTGGCCAGTCTGGCTGCCGAACTTCTCTAG
- a CDS encoding DUF72 domain-containing protein has product MIHIGTSGYSFPDWVGTAYPKGLVPSQMLRYYHNVWKFNAVELNFTYYRMPSYKTIAGMLRQIAGEMVFSVKAPGKITHEFWKAPSADLMELAVGFLDVLTPMREEGRLGPILFQFPWSFKRNEENIAYLERLSKVFDAGENRLVVEFRHDSWAVEESFELLEKIDIVPAVVDEPSIAGLFPYLPRQGRNVAYFRFHGRNPGWFESEGSERYNYNYSEDDLRSFALDVLEFHGHGLEVFVFFNNCHLGRAVHNALRFRDMIGGA; this is encoded by the coding sequence GTGATCCACATCGGTACGAGCGGTTACTCTTTTCCAGACTGGGTAGGAACAGCCTATCCAAAAGGACTCGTACCGTCGCAAATGCTGAGGTATTACCACAATGTGTGGAAATTCAATGCCGTCGAGCTGAATTTCACTTACTACCGGATGCCCTCCTACAAAACCATAGCCGGTATGTTACGACAGATCGCCGGAGAGATGGTCTTCTCGGTCAAAGCACCGGGTAAGATCACGCACGAGTTTTGGAAGGCGCCTTCGGCCGATCTAATGGAGCTAGCCGTCGGTTTTCTGGATGTACTCACTCCAATGAGAGAGGAAGGTAGGCTTGGACCGATACTCTTTCAATTCCCCTGGTCTTTCAAGAGGAATGAAGAAAACATAGCCTATCTGGAGAGATTATCGAAGGTTTTTGACGCAGGCGAAAATCGGCTCGTAGTTGAGTTCAGACACGATAGCTGGGCCGTGGAAGAGAGCTTCGAACTCCTCGAGAAGATCGACATCGTCCCAGCGGTGGTTGATGAACCATCTATAGCCGGCTTATTCCCTTATCTGCCAAGACAGGGAAGGAACGTCGCATATTTTCGGTTCCACGGAAGGAATCCTGGCTGGTTCGAAAGCGAGGGGAGTGAAAGATACAACTACAACTATTCCGAGGACGACCTGAGAAGTTTTGCCCTGGATGTGCTAGAATTTCATGGGCATGGACTGGAAGTGTTCGTGTTTTTCAACAATTGTCATCTGGGGAGAGCGGTCCACAATGCACTGCGCTTCAGAGACATGATAGGAGGTGCCTGA
- a CDS encoding histidinol-phosphatase HisJ family protein, whose protein sequence is MIDLHNHSNFSPDSNATQNEIVEKAIEKNLLVIGISDHDDLDTSFPYSFRLRDPAGYLENLSLLKSNSPIKVLSGLEVGIGSSYNTPPDGEFDYFIYSVHSIPGINDLEIDNIWTLYLEESLEAIKGLTGPGFFGHIDFLRRYIKGHRELDNLALLDELLRKLAKSDIGIEINTSGWRAPYNEPTPQPWIIERYLRMGGRYITIGSDSHRACDVGSHVEKALSLLLDLGVREIFYCEKGTYMPLKIST, encoded by the coding sequence ATGATTGATCTTCACAACCACAGCAATTTCTCCCCCGACAGTAATGCGACCCAGAACGAGATAGTCGAAAAAGCTATCGAAAAGAATCTACTGGTGATCGGTATATCCGACCACGACGATCTCGATACTTCCTTTCCCTACAGTTTCAGACTTAGAGACCCAGCCGGGTATCTGGAAAACCTCTCGCTTCTGAAAAGTAATTCTCCGATCAAGGTTTTGAGCGGACTGGAGGTCGGTATTGGTTCTTCCTACAACACTCCGCCCGACGGAGAGTTCGATTACTTCATCTACTCCGTTCATTCAATACCGGGAATCAATGACCTGGAGATCGACAACATCTGGACACTCTATCTCGAAGAGTCTCTGGAGGCTATAAAGGGGTTGACCGGACCGGGTTTCTTTGGACACATAGACTTTCTCCGCAGGTATATAAAAGGACACAGAGAGCTCGACAACCTTGCGCTCCTCGATGAGCTTTTGAGAAAACTCGCCAAGTCGGATATAGGGATCGAGATAAACACCTCTGGCTGGAGGGCGCCTTACAACGAACCCACTCCCCAGCCATGGATAATCGAGCGATACCTCCGGATGGGTGGAAGGTACATAACCATCGGTTCGGACTCGCACAGGGCGTGCGATGTTGGCAGCCACGTGGAAAAGGCGCTTTCACTGTTGCTAGATCTGGGGGTAAGGGAGATCTTCTACTGTGAAAAAGGCACGTACATGCCTCTAAAGATTTCGACCTAG
- a CDS encoding polyhydroxyalkanoic acid system family protein, whose translation MKELRVHVVHKLGLSEARRRLEEKMGELMEQYEGKFTLESTWKDNTLLFKLAAMGVKTEGTLEIKDTTVTLSGTVPLVAIAFKKRIEESIKRDLEEILRV comes from the coding sequence TTGAAAGAGCTACGTGTTCATGTCGTTCACAAACTTGGACTCTCCGAGGCCAGGAGAAGATTGGAAGAGAAAATGGGGGAACTCATGGAGCAGTACGAAGGCAAATTCACGCTAGAATCGACCTGGAAAGACAACACCCTCCTGTTCAAACTTGCCGCGATGGGGGTGAAAACAGAAGGAACTCTCGAGATAAAAGACACCACCGTTACGCTTTCGGGAACCGTTCCACTGGTGGCGATCGCCTTTAAAAAAAGGATCGAAGAGTCTATAAAGAGGGATCTGGAAGAGATACTGAGAGTATGA
- the iscB gene encoding RNA-guided endonuclease IscB — protein sequence MLVYVINRHGKPLMPCKPQKARKLLKEQKAKVVKRTPFTIQLLYGSSGYKQDVILGVDAGSKTIGLSATTENREVFSAEVELRTDIVDLLSTRRMLRRSRRNRKTRYRQSRFLNRKKPEGWVAPSVQNKIDTHIKVVKMVHDILPITKVIVEVAQFDIQKIKNPDILGEDYQQGEQLGFYNVREYVLFRDKHTCQHCNGKSKDPVLNVHHIESRKSGGNSPDNLITLCETCHRKYHKGEIELKVKRNSSFRDAASMNIMRWAFYNKLKELYSNVSLTFGYITKNVRIKHNLEKSHRIDARCISGNPSTKESDCWYFFKQVRKQNRQLHKTNPKKGIRRENKAPGYIHGYQLFDKVEYLDRECFVFGRRSSGYFDLRTLDGEVVSRSASVGKLKLVERASSLLCERREASFLTGLKHGVS from the coding sequence ATGTTAGTCTACGTTATTAACAGGCACGGGAAACCGCTAATGCCCTGTAAACCACAGAAAGCAAGGAAGCTATTGAAAGAGCAGAAGGCTAAAGTGGTTAAAAGAACGCCATTCACCATTCAGTTGTTGTACGGTTCCTCTGGATACAAACAAGATGTAATTCTCGGTGTAGATGCCGGAAGTAAGACAATAGGGCTATCGGCTACAACTGAGAACAGGGAAGTATTTTCAGCAGAAGTCGAATTGAGAACAGATATTGTGGATCTGTTATCTACCAGAAGGATGCTTAGAAGGTCTAGAAGAAACAGAAAGACTCGTTACAGGCAATCTCGTTTTCTCAATAGAAAAAAGCCTGAAGGTTGGGTAGCACCGTCGGTACAGAACAAGATTGACACTCACATTAAAGTGGTTAAGATGGTGCACGACATCCTGCCGATCACAAAAGTAATAGTAGAAGTGGCTCAATTCGATATACAGAAAATAAAGAACCCCGACATTCTTGGCGAGGATTACCAACAAGGCGAACAGCTCGGATTTTATAATGTCAGGGAGTATGTTTTGTTCAGGGACAAACACACCTGTCAACACTGTAATGGTAAGTCGAAAGATCCGGTTCTAAATGTACACCACATCGAGTCGAGAAAGAGTGGCGGGAACTCTCCGGATAATTTGATTACTCTATGCGAAACCTGTCATAGGAAATACCATAAAGGGGAGATCGAACTTAAAGTCAAGCGCAACTCTTCCTTCAGGGACGCAGCATCGATGAACATAATGCGATGGGCTTTCTACAACAAACTAAAAGAACTGTATTCAAATGTGTCTCTGACTTTTGGCTATATAACCAAGAATGTTCGAATTAAACACAATCTCGAAAAGTCGCACCGTATAGATGCCAGGTGCATCTCAGGAAACCCATCTACAAAAGAAAGTGATTGTTGGTACTTCTTCAAACAAGTACGCAAACAAAACAGGCAATTGCACAAAACAAACCCAAAAAAAGGTATCCGCAGAGAGAATAAGGCTCCTGGATACATACACGGTTACCAATTGTTCGATAAGGTTGAATATCTTGATAGGGAATGTTTTGTGTTTGGACGCAGATCGTCCGGATATTTTGATTTGCGTACTCTTGACGGAGAAGTCGTCAGTCGTTCTGCCAGTGTAGGTAAACTAAAACTTGTAGAAAGAGCATCATCACTATTATGTGAAAGGAGGGAAGCGTCATTCCTCACCGGGCTGAAGCACGGTGTCTCCTGA
- a CDS encoding YqeG family HAD IIIA-type phosphatase, whose product MKWWKYVRILDILDNAVPKEKAENVREIDYNRLQRLGYNTILFDYDNTIAVWREPFDMRNKEVIDRLIQSGMKVGVVTNGPQSRVRNLKEIFGNQLKVYHSMRKPGTKELRRVLSEMKSKPEKTVIIGDLFFTDIIAGNRMGMYSILVSPIVDISQKWYKRVMARISIGVYLLFFFTVGWIFRINRLATPHRFANNVMDIDFDSLKESGYRLILFDFDNTLEEWGASTVSREKKLLLSRIERLGMNIVLVSNGKKGRLGKIDDELATIKVLSRARKPLTFKAKKVLKDLEIPPYQTIVVGDQLFTDIIMGNLLGAYTIKTEPLSEREFFWTRLVRRVERMLLKKMKRHPNVEVMDR is encoded by the coding sequence TTGAAGTGGTGGAAATACGTGAGAATCCTGGACATACTTGATAACGCCGTTCCCAAAGAAAAGGCAGAGAACGTGAGGGAGATCGACTACAACCGGCTCCAGCGACTTGGATACAACACCATTCTCTTCGACTACGACAATACCATCGCCGTCTGGCGCGAGCCTTTCGATATGAGAAATAAGGAAGTGATAGACCGCCTGATACAGTCGGGCATGAAAGTCGGAGTGGTGACCAACGGACCGCAATCGAGGGTCAGAAATCTCAAAGAGATCTTCGGCAATCAGCTCAAGGTTTACCATTCGATGAGAAAACCTGGTACCAAAGAGCTGAGAAGGGTTCTGAGCGAGATGAAATCTAAACCGGAAAAAACCGTTATAATCGGAGATCTCTTCTTCACTGACATAATAGCCGGCAACCGTATGGGAATGTACTCGATATTGGTATCACCTATCGTGGATATCTCCCAGAAGTGGTATAAACGAGTGATGGCAAGAATCTCCATTGGTGTGTACCTCCTTTTCTTTTTCACTGTAGGGTGGATTTTCAGGATAAACCGCCTGGCTACGCCCCACAGATTCGCCAATAACGTTATGGACATAGACTTCGATTCTCTGAAGGAATCGGGTTACAGGCTGATTCTCTTCGACTTCGACAACACTCTGGAAGAATGGGGTGCCAGTACCGTCTCAAGGGAAAAGAAGCTTCTGCTAAGCAGGATAGAGAGACTGGGTATGAATATCGTGCTTGTATCCAACGGAAAGAAAGGCCGCCTTGGCAAGATAGACGATGAGCTTGCGACGATAAAGGTTCTCAGCAGGGCCAGAAAACCGTTGACTTTTAAGGCGAAGAAAGTGTTGAAGGATCTGGAGATTCCCCCCTACCAGACGATCGTGGTAGGTGACCAGCTGTTCACGGATATAATCATGGGCAACCTACTGGGAGCCTATACCATAAAGACCGAACCTCTCAGCGAGAGAGAGTTTTTCTGGACCAGACTGGTTAGGAGAGTGGAAAGGATGCTTCTCAAAAAAATGAAGAGACACCCGAACGTCGAGGTTATGGACAGATGA
- a CDS encoding GTPase has protein sequence MKCKGCGVELQTVDETVPGYISERVLNERLSDGRPVLCKRCFSMKHYGRLDAQDNPVHSLENLKVYLKTAGDILYVIDLSDFNGTFRGDILSLLTGHRVHYVLNKVDLLPLEVKIEEIKAWAVETLKAPERRIKLVSSLNGYGVDSLFTYLKESGENYTAIGVTNVGKSSLLNALARSNEITVSRFPGTTLEVTPKRLERAGITVYDTPGVFTGDRVSDLLSVSDQSVLLPRKKLERYTVQFHSERTVFAGGFVRIDAVNNSDPVGIFHLFMPESVSIHETNSSIADAQWDSWFGNFLKPPFNGLAKSALVWKREQYSLKTGQELHVNGQGWINIAKGPVSLSITLPESVRLTVRKGLVGPTKFKR, from the coding sequence ATGAAGTGCAAAGGTTGCGGCGTTGAACTCCAGACGGTCGATGAAACCGTTCCGGGCTACATATCCGAAAGGGTTCTGAACGAAAGGTTGAGTGACGGCAGACCGGTACTCTGTAAACGCTGTTTCTCTATGAAGCATTACGGAAGACTCGATGCGCAGGACAATCCCGTTCACTCGCTCGAGAATTTGAAGGTGTATTTGAAAACGGCCGGAGACATACTGTATGTGATAGATCTTTCGGATTTCAACGGGACATTCCGCGGAGATATCCTCTCGCTTCTTACCGGTCACAGAGTACACTACGTACTGAATAAAGTTGATCTCCTTCCCCTCGAGGTGAAGATCGAAGAGATAAAGGCTTGGGCCGTTGAAACGTTGAAGGCGCCCGAAAGAAGGATAAAACTCGTCTCGTCCCTGAACGGATACGGTGTCGATTCTCTCTTCACTTACTTGAAAGAGAGCGGGGAAAATTACACCGCCATCGGCGTGACCAACGTGGGCAAGTCTTCGTTGCTGAACGCTCTCGCCCGCTCGAACGAGATAACGGTAAGCCGTTTTCCCGGAACGACCTTGGAAGTCACCCCGAAACGCCTGGAGAGGGCTGGAATAACCGTCTACGATACTCCCGGCGTTTTTACGGGCGACAGGGTGAGCGATCTTTTGAGCGTCTCCGATCAGAGCGTTCTTCTACCGCGTAAGAAGCTTGAACGTTACACGGTGCAGTTTCACAGCGAACGGACGGTCTTCGCCGGAGGATTCGTAAGGATAGACGCGGTCAACAACAGCGATCCGGTTGGTATCTTTCATCTCTTCATGCCTGAAAGCGTATCGATCCACGAGACGAATTCCTCTATTGCCGATGCACAGTGGGACTCGTGGTTCGGGAATTTCTTGAAGCCACCCTTCAACGGTTTGGCGAAGTCTGCGCTGGTGTGGAAGAGAGAGCAATACTCCCTGAAAACCGGTCAGGAGTTACACGTGAACGGTCAGGGGTGGATAAATATAGCAAAAGGTCCCGTGAGCTTATCTATAACGTTACCGGAAAGTGTTAGATTAACAGTCAGAAAGGGCCTAGTAGGTCCAACGAAATTCAAGAGATAG
- the pduL gene encoding phosphate propanoyltransferase, translating to MKLKEPAIKAGVSNRHIHLSAEDIELLFGKGHQLTPIKDLGQPGQFACDEKVIIVGPKGSLTGIRVLGPARKATQIEVSRTDAFMLGIKPPIKDSGDHENTVGLTVVGPRGTIVLKSGVMLAKRHIHMTPEDSLVYGVKDKDIVMVYCKGDGTRKTIFDDVLIRVHPTYALEFHVDVDEANAAILNNNDPVYIIEEL from the coding sequence GTGAAATTAAAAGAGCCTGCAATAAAGGCTGGCGTTTCAAATCGACATATCCACCTAAGCGCGGAGGACATCGAGCTCCTCTTCGGAAAGGGCCACCAGTTGACTCCAATCAAGGATCTGGGCCAACCCGGGCAGTTCGCATGCGATGAAAAAGTCATAATAGTAGGACCAAAAGGTTCATTGACTGGAATCAGAGTGCTGGGACCGGCAAGGAAGGCTACACAGATCGAAGTATCGAGAACCGATGCCTTCATGCTCGGTATAAAACCCCCCATAAAAGATTCCGGTGACCACGAGAACACGGTTGGACTGACGGTTGTAGGACCGAGGGGAACGATCGTGTTGAAGTCGGGGGTGATGCTTGCCAAAAGGCATATTCACATGACTCCGGAGGATTCCCTTGTGTACGGCGTCAAGGACAAAGACATCGTGATGGTCTATTGTAAGGGTGACGGTACCAGAAAAACGATCTTCGACGATGTTTTAATAAGGGTTCACCCAACGTATGCCCTCGAGTTCCACGTCGATGTCGATGAGGCCAACGCCGCAATACTGAACAACAACGATCCCGTTTACATAATAGAGGAGCTTTAG
- a CDS encoding DUF4911 domain-containing protein, with the protein MNEGPREYDLFVRIRPVDIHVLCYIAEAEDNLLNIRHVTDDGFLKIIVPADLLEEAMNFLESIKKKIDLEVVEIRENPGHT; encoded by the coding sequence ATGAACGAAGGACCCAGGGAGTACGATCTCTTCGTAAGGATAAGACCGGTGGACATTCACGTCCTCTGCTACATAGCCGAGGCGGAAGACAACCTCCTAAACATAAGGCACGTGACCGACGACGGTTTTCTAAAGATAATCGTTCCGGCCGACCTGCTGGAGGAGGCAATGAATTTTCTGGAGAGTATAAAGAAGAAAATCGATCTTGAAGTGGTGGAAATACGTGAGAATCCTGGACATACTTGA